From the Thermus tengchongensis genome, one window contains:
- a CDS encoding ABC transporter ATP-binding protein, whose protein sequence is MSLLELKNVHTYYGHIHALKGISLRVEEGEIVTLIGSNGAGKSTTLRTISGLVKPRQGEVLFQGRPIHRLPAHQIVALGVGHVPEGRRIFPRLTVEENLEIGAYLENDRKVVQQRKEEVFSLFPRLYERRAQKGGTLSGGEQQMLAIGRALMQNPKILLMDEPSMGLAPVLVDFIFEIIQKLNREGRTILLVEQNARLALQIAHRGYVLATGEVTLSGPARELAQNPEVQKAYLGEG, encoded by the coding sequence ATGAGCCTCCTGGAGCTGAAGAACGTCCACACCTACTACGGCCACATCCACGCCCTAAAGGGCATCTCCTTAAGGGTGGAGGAGGGGGAGATCGTAACCCTTATCGGATCTAACGGGGCGGGCAAGAGCACCACCTTGCGCACCATCAGCGGCCTGGTCAAGCCCCGGCAGGGGGAGGTCCTCTTTCAAGGAAGACCCATCCACCGCCTCCCCGCCCACCAGATCGTGGCCCTGGGGGTAGGCCACGTGCCCGAGGGGCGGCGCATCTTCCCCCGGCTCACCGTGGAGGAGAACCTGGAGATCGGGGCCTACCTGGAAAACGACCGCAAGGTGGTGCAACAGCGCAAGGAGGAGGTCTTCAGCCTCTTCCCAAGGCTTTACGAGCGCCGGGCGCAGAAGGGGGGGACCCTCTCGGGGGGGGAGCAGCAGATGCTGGCCATCGGCCGGGCCCTCATGCAAAACCCCAAGATCCTCCTCATGGACGAACCCTCCATGGGCCTGGCCCCGGTCCTGGTGGACTTCATTTTTGAGATCATCCAGAAGCTCAACCGGGAGGGGCGCACCATCCTCCTGGTGGAGCAAAACGCCCGCCTGGCCCTGCAGATCGCCCACCGCGGGTACGTGCTGGCCACGGGGGAGGTCACCCTCTCGGGCCCCGCCCGGGAGCTGGCGCAAAACCCCGAGGTGCAGAAGGCCTACCTAGGCGAGGGGTAG
- a CDS encoding glutathione ABC transporter substrate-binding protein: MRKAFFALGLALLATAWAQQRLVVAQGTDPITLDAPLAQDSPSATVVTHISETLFELTPEGKIVPLLAEGYSFSDGGKTLTIRLKRGISFHDGTPFNAEAVRFNLERFVSRELASPFAFLLSELDRVEVVDTHTVRLRLKNPFAPILAHLTHSSTAIQSPAAIQRFGAQYRDNPVGTGPYRFQAWQKGQFVDLVRNENYWGEKPPIPQVRFIPVPEGTTRVALVETGQAHVAVRIPPQDIARLQANRAVEVVRTPSLRTIYIYFNTQRPPFNDARVRQAINHAVNKEEILQFVLGGIGRISDAPIAPGIFGYASIGKYEYNPQRAQELLRQAGVSTPLRVTLHCPTGRYFQDIQVCEAIQGQLRRVGVEATIQTLEWGAYLQETQRPLRENRIQMAMLGWGTVTGDADYGLYPLFHSSQWAPGFNRAFYKNPEVDKLLAQARISTLPQGRQQLYREAMARIWRDAPWVFLHSEVQVTAVRQEVQGFIVHPTERYLAYKARFR; this comes from the coding sequence ATGAGAAAAGCCTTTTTCGCTCTTGGCCTAGCGTTGCTTGCCACGGCCTGGGCCCAGCAACGCCTAGTGGTGGCCCAAGGTACCGACCCCATCACCTTGGACGCCCCCCTGGCCCAAGACTCGCCTTCGGCCACGGTGGTCACCCACATCAGCGAAACCCTGTTTGAGCTGACCCCGGAGGGCAAGATCGTTCCCCTACTGGCGGAAGGCTACAGCTTCTCCGACGGGGGGAAAACCCTGACCATCCGCCTAAAGCGGGGTATCTCCTTCCACGATGGCACCCCCTTCAACGCCGAGGCGGTGAGGTTCAACCTGGAGCGCTTCGTCTCCCGGGAGCTGGCCAGCCCCTTTGCCTTCTTGCTTTCTGAGCTGGATCGCGTGGAGGTGGTAGATACCCACACCGTGCGCCTCCGCCTCAAGAACCCCTTCGCCCCCATCCTGGCCCACCTCACCCACAGCTCCACCGCCATCCAAAGCCCCGCCGCCATCCAGCGCTTTGGGGCGCAGTACCGGGACAACCCCGTGGGTACCGGTCCTTACCGTTTCCAGGCCTGGCAAAAGGGCCAGTTCGTGGACCTAGTACGCAACGAGAATTACTGGGGGGAAAAGCCCCCCATTCCCCAGGTGCGCTTCATCCCCGTGCCGGAAGGCACCACCCGGGTTGCGCTGGTGGAAACGGGGCAGGCCCACGTGGCCGTGCGCATCCCTCCGCAAGACATCGCCCGCCTCCAGGCTAACCGGGCGGTGGAAGTGGTCCGCACCCCCAGCCTGCGCACCATCTACATCTACTTCAACACCCAGCGTCCACCCTTCAACGACGCAAGGGTGCGCCAGGCCATCAACCATGCGGTGAACAAGGAGGAAATCCTTCAGTTTGTCTTGGGCGGTATTGGCCGGATCTCCGATGCTCCCATCGCCCCCGGGATCTTCGGCTACGCTTCTATCGGCAAGTACGAGTACAACCCGCAGCGGGCCCAGGAACTCTTGCGGCAGGCCGGGGTGAGCACCCCCTTGCGCGTTACCCTTCACTGCCCCACTGGCCGCTACTTCCAAGACATCCAGGTGTGCGAGGCCATCCAGGGCCAGCTCCGGCGGGTGGGCGTGGAGGCCACCATCCAAACCCTGGAATGGGGGGCCTACCTCCAGGAAACGCAACGCCCCTTGCGGGAAAACCGCATCCAGATGGCCATGTTGGGCTGGGGCACGGTGACGGGAGATGCCGACTATGGGCTCTACCCCCTCTTCCACTCCAGCCAGTGGGCCCCTGGGTTCAACCGCGCCTTCTACAAGAACCCCGAGGTGGACAAGCTCCTGGCCCAGGCCCGCATCTCCACCCTGCCCCAAGGAAGGCAACAGCTCTACCGCGAGGCCATGGCCCGCATCTGGCGGGACGCGCCCTGGGTCTTCCTCCACTCCGAGGTGCAGGTAACCGCCGTACGGCAGGAAGTGCAGGGCTTCATCGTCCACCCCACGGAACGGTATCTGGCCTACAAGGCCCGGTTCCGCTAA